One genomic segment of Gossypium arboreum isolate Shixiya-1 chromosome 3, ASM2569848v2, whole genome shotgun sequence includes these proteins:
- the LOC108474568 gene encoding uncharacterized protein LOC108474568, with translation MALQWMILTYVVAAEAALALLLTFPSPKLLKNRFVSLISLILQPTLFIIPFAGFQLLDIYWKNEHRLMCTSEICTAAERDRYEKSVFKAQRNVILCTTACLLYWCIYRICKYHKEIQSLEEVEKRYKNE, from the exons ATGGCGTTGCAGTGGATGATCCTAACCTACGTGGTCGCAGCAGAGGCTGCCCTGGCTCTTCTCTTGACCTTCCCCTCTCCCAAGTTATTGAAGAACCGTTTCGTCTCTCTCATCTCCCTCATTCTTCAGCCCACCCTCTTTATTATCCCCTTTGCCGGATTCCAGCTCTTAG ATATCTACTGGAAGAACGAACATCGATTGATGTGCACCTCTGAGATCTGCACTGCTGCCGAGAGAGATCGTTATGAGAAATCC GTGTTCAAAGCTCAAAGGAATGTAATTTTGTGTACGACTGCATGCCTCCTTTACTG GTGTATCTACCGGATTTGCAAGTATCACAAGGAAATTCAGAGTTTGGAGGAAGTAGAGAAGAGATACAAGAATGAGTAG